A part of Pectinophora gossypiella chromosome Z, ilPecGoss1.1, whole genome shotgun sequence genomic DNA contains:
- the LOC126380473 gene encoding alpha-soluble NSF attachment protein, with protein sequence MADNEQKAMQLMAEAEKKLNSSKTFLGSLFGGSSKVEEAVDCYLRAANLFKMAKKWSQAGQAFCSAAQLHLKAGVRHDAATNFVDASNCYKKSDPNEAVSCLLKAIEIYTDMGRFTVAAKHHQNIAELYETECVDLARAMQHYEQAADYFRGEESTSSANKCMLKLAQYAAQLEHYDKAIEIYEQIAKSSLDNSLLKYSAKEYMFRAALCHLCVDILNAQHALEKYCGLYPAFTDTRECKLIKELIEHLEEQNVDAFTEAVKMYDSISRLDQWYTTMLVRIKKQINDNPDLR encoded by the exons ATGGCAGATAATGAACAGAAAGCAATGCAGCTGATGGCAGAGGCTGAGAAGAAGTTGAATTCTTCGAAAACTTTCCTTGGGTCACTTTTCGG AGGCTCATCTAAAGTGGAAGAAGCTGTTGATTGCTACTTGCGTGCCGCCAACCTTTTCAAGATGGCTAAAAAGTGGTCTCAGGCTGGTCAAGCGTTCTGCAGTGCTGCCCAGCTACACTTGAAGGCAGGAGTCCGCCACGATGCTGCCACCAACTTTGTTGATGCCTCTAACTGCTACAAGAAAAGTGATCCAAATG AGGCTGTGTCCTGTCTGCTAAAAGCAATCGAGATCTACACGGACATGGGCCGCTTCACCGTAGCAGCTAAACACCATCAG AACATCGCAGAGTTGTACGAGACGGAATGCGTGGACCTGGCACGCGCGATGCAGCACTACGAACAGGCTGCAGACTATTTCCGCGGCGAGGAGTCCACCTCCTCCGCCAACAAGTGTATGCTCAAGCTCGCGCAATACGCTGCGCAGCTCGAGCACTACGACAAGGCTATTGAGATCTACGAACAG ATCGCCAAATCGTCGCTGGACAACAGTCTGCTGAAATATAGTGCCAAGGAGTACATGTTCCGCGCTGCTCTTTGCCACCTATGTGTCGACATCCTCAATGCACAGCATGCTTTAGAAAAGTACTGCGGCTTATACCCAGCCTTCACCGACACCAGGGAATGCAAGCTCATCAAG GAGCTCATTGAGCATCTGGAAGAACAGAACGTAGATGCTTTCACTGAAGCCGTGAAGATGTACGACAGCATATCGCGGCTCGACCAGTGGTACACTACGATGCTCGTGCGCATCAAGAAACAGATCAACGACAACCCCGATCTGCGTTGA